Genomic DNA from Motacilla alba alba isolate MOTALB_02 chromosome 10, Motacilla_alba_V1.0_pri, whole genome shotgun sequence:
ATATCAAATACCAAAAGCTTCAGAAAGCGCCCTTGGCTGCGTGCAGGTTGTTCATGTGCAGGGTGTAGAAGGCCCAGGGCTCGGGGATGTAAATCACCCCGGGGTACTTTTTCCGCAGGATTTTGTCATTCCAGAGCCAGCCCACCCAGGCGGCGATGAGGAGCAGGGTGATgatgaaggagaggaagaggaagagccCGTTGCTGTCCAGTGCCAGCCCCTTGCGCCTCTGGTGCATCACCAGGGCCATCATGGCGAAGAAGGTGAAGATGTAGAGGATGAAGATCTGGCCCTCCGTCACCAGGTACCTGCGGGGAGAATTCCTGCGGATCCCGGGCTGCCGGGAGAGCCTGCCCAGCCGCTCTGGGATCAGTGGGATCCTGGGATCACAGGGAGAGCCTGCCCAGCCGCTCTGGGATCAGTGGGATCCTGGGAATTACAGGGAGAGCCTGCCCAGCCGCTCTGGGATCACTGCTGATCCTGGGATCACAGGGAGAGCCTGCCCAGCCGCTCTGGGATcacagggaacagggagagcGTTCCCAGCCACTCTGGGATCACTGCTGATCCTGGGAATCACAGGGAGAGCCTGCCCAGCCGCTCTGGGATCAGTGGTATCCTGGGAATTACAGGGAGAGCCTGCCCAGCCGCTCTGGGATCACTGCTGATCCTGGGAATCACAGGGAGAGCCTGCCCAGCCGCTCTGGGATCAGTGGTATCCTGGGAATCACAGGGAGAGCGTTCCCAGCCGCTCCGGGATCAGTGGTGATCCTGGGATCACAGGGAGAGCGTTCCCAGCCGCTCTGGGATcacagggaacagggagagcGTTCCCAGCCGCTCTGGGATCAGTGGTGATCCTGGGAATCACAGGGAGAGCCTGCCCAGCCGCTCTGGGATCACTGCTGATCCTGGGATCACAGGGAGAGCGTTCCCAGCCGCTCTGGGATcacagggaacagggagagcGTTCCCAGCCGCTCTGGGATCAGTGCTGATCCTGGGAATCACAGGGAGAGCCTGCCCAGCCGCTCCGGGATCAGTGGTGATCCTGGGAATCACAGGGAGAGCGTTCCCAGCCGCTCCGGGATCAGTGGTGATCCTGGGGATCACAGGGAgagctttcccagcctttctggGAATCACAGGGAgagctttcccagcctttctggGATCAGTTTTGATCCTGGGAATCACAGGGAGAGCGTTCCCAGCCGCTCTGGGATCACAGGGAGAGCGTTCCCAGCCATTCTGGGATCACAGGGAGAGCTTTCCCAGCCACTCTGGGATCAGTGGTGATCCTGGGAATCACATGGACAGTGTTCCCAGCCTTTCTGGGATCAGTTTTGATCCTGGGAATCACATGGACAGTGTTCCCAGCCTTTCTGGGATCAGTGGTGATCCTGGAATGCAGGGCGagcattcccagatttcctgggATCAGTTTTGGTCCTGGGATCACAGGGAGagcattcccagatttcctgggATCAGTTTTGATCCTGGAATGCAGggagagcattcccagctcttttgGCTTCAATTTTGATCCTGGGATCGCAGGGagagcattcccagccccacagagcaaaagctgctctggggagccctggggaaTGGAGCAGCTCTTCCTGAGGTATTCCCGGAACATTCCTGTGGgattccctccctgccccaggcactcACCAGTAGTAGAGGCCGCTGGGCcccaccaggagcagggcagccaggggcaTCCGGCTCTGCTCCGCCGCGGGCGTGAAGCAGCCGGTGAAATAAATGAACAGGATCAGGAAAAACGGGATGTACCTGGAAAAACCGGCAATTCCCGGCGCTGTGATGAGCCTGGAAGGGACTGGAACTCCCCCAGACCCACCCCACACCTGGAGATGCTCCTCTGCTGGgcctggggatggagcagctgtgggattCCCGCTGCTGtgggattcctgctgctgtgggattccCGCTGCTGTGGGATTCCCGCTGCTGTGGGATTCCCTGCTCAgggattcctgctgctgtgggattccctgctcagggattcctgctgctgtgggattccctgctcagggattcctgctgctgtgggattcctgctgctgtgggattcctgctgctgtgggattcctgctgctgtgggattcctgctgctgtgggattccCTGCTCAGGGATTCCCGCTGCTGTGGGATTCCTTGCTCAGGGATTCCCGCTGCTGTGGGATTCCTTGCTCAGGGATTCCCGCTGCTGTGGGATTCCCGCTGCTGTGGGATTCCTTGCTCAgggattcctgctgctgtgggattcctgctgctgtgggattccTTGCTCAgggattcctgctgctgtgggattcctgctgctgtgggattcctgctgctgtgggattccCTGCTCAGGGATTCCCTGCTCAGGGATTCCTTGCTCAGGGATTCCCGCTGCTGTGGGATTCCCTGCTCAgggattcctgctgctgtgggatttccTGCTCAGGGATTCCTGCTGCATCCGCAGGGCACAGAAgggccggggcaggggctgggctcaTCCTGGGCTCTGCAGATCCTGAGAATTCCCAGCTGAGGCAGGAACAGCCCGGATTTGCTGATGGGAACCAGCAAAGCTGGGCTCCAGTGCTGCCTCGGACAATTCCAGCAGGGCATTCCCAGGCTCCCGTGCTGTGTCTGGGATGTGCAGCAGGATTCCAAACCCCCTAGGAGCCCTTGTTCCCCTTTAAGGGCTCTGAAGAATGGGGtttgctccttcccagcactcCAGGAACCCCAAATCATCCAGGAGAGATTCCCCCAGCatcacctggagcaggtccaggcCCTCCTCTTGGGATatttggggtgtttgggatATTTGGGGGGTTAGAGGTGTTTGGGGTGCTTGGGATATTTGGGGTGCTTGGGATATTTATTTTAggtgtttggggtgtttgggatATTTGGGGTGTTAGAggtgtttggggtgtttggggtgcTTGGGGCACATCTGGGGGTGCTGGAGGAGGATCCAGGAGGAACCTTCTGTCCACCCCTGGAAGGACAAACTGTTCCTCTGGCCCTCCAATCCCAAAATATCCCTGAGCAGAGGGGATTTTCCAGCGATTGCCAGATCCACCCTAATCTGGATCCTAatccagccctggccagcagaACATTatccccagccagctctggctcgggggtttttttttccactttaagctctgcccttccccctGTGCCATCCCATAATCTCCGGGCCTGCTGGGAATCACTCACCACATGGAGTGCCCCAAATATTCGTCGTAGTAGTAGAGCAGCTCGAAGGAATCGATCTGTGACAGGACAGGGGAGGAGAATCCCATCAGCAAACGAGCTCGGCTTCATCATTCACAaactcagattttaaaaatgcttgagCCCAGCTCAGTCCCCACCCAGGTGATttataaattcagattttagaAATGCCTgggcccagctcagcccccacCCAGGTAATttataaattcagattttagaATGCTTgggcccagctcagcctcttACCCAGGTGTCATTTATAAATTCAGCTTTCAGAATGCCTGGGCCCAGCTCAGCCCGTTACCAGGGTCTCTGGCTTGATGTATCTTTATCATTTATAAACTCAGATTTTACaaacccagctcagcccctcacCAAGATCTCTGGCTAAAGGTTCCTTTACAATCTGTAAATTCAGATTTCAGaacccagctcagccctcacCAAGGTCTCAGGTTTGAGGTTCCTTTATCATTTATAAACTCAGATTtcagagcccagctgagccAGGTTTGTGGTTCCGTTACAATTTATAAATTTAGATTTAATAaacccagctcagcctctcACCAGGGTCCCAGGTTTGAGGTTCCTTTACCATTTACAAATTCAGGTTTCAGATCCCAGCTGGGGCCTCACCAGGGTCTCAGGTTTGAGGTTCCTTTAGCATTTACAAATTCAGGTTTCagatcccagctcagccctcacCAGGGTCTGGGGTTTGAGGTTCCTTTAGCATTTACAAATTCAGGTTTCagatcccagctcagccctcacCAGGATCTCAGGTTTGAGGTTCCTTTAGCATTTACAAACTCAGATTTCagatcccagctcagccctcacCAGGATCTCAGGTTTGAGGTTCCTTTAGCATTTACAAACTCAGGTTTCAGATCCCGGCTGGGGCCTCACCAGGGTCTCGGGTTTGAGGTTCCTTTATCATTTACAAATTCAGGTTTCAGATCCCGGCTGGGCCTCACCAGGGTCTCGGGTTTGAGGTTCCTGATGATGGGGTTCTCCCTGACGGACAGGTGGTGCTGGTACCCGCTGAAGATCAGCCGGTGGTTCACCGAGTCTCCCACCAGGTGGATGCTGGCGCCCATCACGAAGGTGATGATGCTGACGTAGACCATGGACCGGGGCAGGGTCTTGGGGGACCTCTCGatgagctgcaggcacagggagggcgtgagcaggaggaggagcagggatgtggcagctcctgccctcgctgggttttgggtttttttttttgccagagcGCTCAGAAATTCAtcaccaaaaatcccaaaatatcctgagtttgaagggacccaaaaaaaaaatcatcaagcTCAACTCCTGACTCATAGTGAGGTCAAAGGCacaggttttgtgtttttagCACCAGGAGCTGATGGACTTACACTGTGCTGAAGAGAATGGATTGCTTTCTGCAGGTAAGGCACCTGCATCTCACCAAAATCCCATCTCAGGCACTCTGCCTTTCACTGGAAGCTGCTGCTAAAACAGATCCCAAGAGTTTAATGTCGTAACAGCAACAGACAGCCTTGGTTTATCGGAACAGGAATCAGAAATGGCATGAagtgtaattttaaatgaaCTCAAGCTAAATATTCCGAGACAAATATTGTCATTCCGCCAGGGTGCTTCAAATCATGTCTTACAGGCCTGGTTTTAACATTGCCCCTTAGGTTCTAAAGGTGTAAACTCAGGAAAGTTCAGCAAATCCCTTTTTCTAAAAGATGTAACAACTTGTCCTGGTTCAGGccaattttgggagaaaaacctCTGAAgaggtttctgctgctttcaacCCCAAGAGTTCATTTGGCTTGCTGCTAACGAGGGTTGCCTCATTAAAAGGCCGTGGATCTCCTGCCTCTGGAGAGGACTGGGAGGTTGGATGTGCCCtccagtggcagcagagcctccagcacagagctcctcaggCTTCCCACCCTGTCTGGACACTTCAGCATCCCCCAGGTGAACATTCTGGGGTCCTGTGCCCTTTCTTCCCCATGGAATGGGACTCAGCTCCACAGAGAGCTTCAGGACACTCCAGCATCCCCCAGGTGAACATTTTGGGGTcctgttcttttcttccccatgGAATGGGACTCAGCTCCACAGAGAGCTTCAGGACACTTCAGGATCCCCCAGGTGAACATTTTGGGTTCTGTTCCCTTTCTTCCCCATGGAATGGGACTCAGCTCCCCAGAGAGCTTCAGCATCCCCCTACTGAACATTTGGGGTTCCGTCCCTTTCTTCCCCATGGAATGGGACTCAGCTCCACAGAGAGCTTCAGCATCCCCATAGTGAACATTTTGGGATCCTGTTCCCTTTCTTCCCCACGGAATGGGATTCAGCTCCCCAGTTTGACCCCacagccaggaggagctgagtGCCACAGAACCACTCAGGGCAATTCTTGGGCACTGCTTTCAGTGCTgggctctctccctgccccatctCGAGCAcctggggctggctcagggCCCGGGACAAGCcttgggacagcagcaggaattttgggatgcaGCTCCACGCTCAGCTtgcacagcagggaagagctcccgaggcagatcccagctccaggagttTTCCAGCTTTGGCTGGGTCAGCTCTGGGATCAGCCAGGGCCCCCCCTCTCCCTAAATCAGCTTTGCAGCCCTCCCCAAGCGGGGAAAAGCTCCttatttgtgtttaattttgaCCTTATTTGGGTTTAATTTGGAGGCTTAACTTTCCCTTCCCCTGAAGCTGCGGCACGGACGTCACAGGAGGACAAGGAGAGCACAAGGTcctggaggggacaggagggagggacaCGTCCCTGGGCCAGGAAAAATGCATCCTGGATTTCCCTGTGGGTGAGAAATCACCTGGGAAAGGTCAGCTCCCACACCCTGGATATTCCCTTTTTGCCCCCAGCCTTGAAATCCTCCTGGAATATCGAGAGGGAATCATTTGCACCTCAGGCCATAATCCAATTCCCAGCTAATGAAGGTTAAAATAGATTTATAATTGCTTTCTCCCGAAGTGTTTAATGGGAAAAGATTCCTAATGATCTGACAGGATTTCACCTGATGAATGGTCCATGGGATCcagaggctggcagctggagccagatgaattccagctccagccacaattccaatgtCAAAGATCAAGTGCAATTAAGCTCTGAACAGTTTAGAAAAtccactctgctcccagctgcctttTAAGCCAAAGGTGGATGTTGTCCTAAAAATATCATTTGGGAAAAGGGCTCTGACTCCTCCTGGAGCCAGAATTCCAGGGGGAAGTGATTTGCTTTGGATATGCAGGAAATTGAGGCGCTCTTTAAAAGGCGGCACCGCAAATCCCTCCTGGAGTGGGAAATTCCTCCTTGCTGGAGGGAATTTGGGAATAACCAACATCCTAAAATCCTCTGAGCCTTTGCAAAACCTGGAATGGAAAACCCCTGAACATTCCCAGGTTTACCTTCAGCTCTGACTCCTCCTGGAGCCAGAACTGCAGGGGGATTTGCTCTGGACATGCAGGAAATTGAGGTGGCATCACAAATCCTCTTAACTCTTCCTTCCtggcaggaatttgggaataACCAACCCCCTCAAAACCTCTGAAACTTTACAAAAGTGGGAATGGGAAACccctggacactgccagggttaccttcagcagcaggaagggggtGATAACGTTGTAAGCCATGTGGAAATAATCTCCAGCGCTGGGTTTGTTCAGAGGAAACCACTCCAGAGGGAGGATGATCtgaagagagagggaagagcagcacatCAGCCATCATGGGAGAGGGAAAACGTTGGGATCGCTTGGGAATGCTCGGCTGGCCTTCAGGGGGGTGGTAGGGACCAAgctgggcagctcagctgggagcaaACTTCCCGAAAATCACCCTCTGGGAATTttcactcccagccctgcccggtgCTGGCAAGCTGTGGGGTGAAGGAAGGCATTGGGATTCCTGGACCTTCCTGAACCTTCTGCTCAAAAAAATTCCATTGAAATGGAATGGCCACTCCTGGAAGCTGCAGCCCCAAGCTCTGGGATACAGGCAAGAGCAGGAGGAACCTCCCAGGTGTGAAACGAAGGTGTGGGAGTGAGAACAGGGAACAGCTTTCCCAGAGACTGGAGCTGGCTTggccccagtgccaccagagcagggcagtggtgccagctcctccagggcaCCCCCCTGGCgcaggggacagccctggggacccCCCGGCCCTGTCCCCTCACTCACCATGGCGATGGGGCGCCCGAAATCCAGCACCCAGTTCTGCAGGGTGAAGTAGAACCACAGGTCCAGGTGGAACGGGGACGTCTTGAAGGTGTCCTCGGCCTTCACCGCCCCGTGcctggaggggacagagggacacggagccgtggagcagctctgggaggaggcagagctgtcacccCACGCCAGAGCTGCgcttccctggctctgggcGCTGCGGGATAACAAagctggggagcaggcaggacaggagaGCACGAAGCTGTCGCCGTCCCTGACCCGTCCCTGTGGGGAGGCTCTTCCCGGTCTCTTCAGCAAGGTGAAAAGTGCTGAATTAAGTGCAACTATTTTTAACTTTTGCATGATGAAGCAAAATCCCAAGTCCCAGGAGTTGAGCTGAGGGCTAAAAATGCAGCACTGCCCGGCGGAATTCCAGCACCGGGATGCTCGGGATGCAGCGTCAccttcagctcctgcacccAGCACCCTCTGCCTCCGCCGAGGATCCAACCCCGACGGAGCCTTTCCATGAAATGCCCCCCCAGCACCTCTGGACCTTCACCTCCCCGCAGGAAAAGCGGATCAATGCCTCTCCTGGTGCCCAGACCAGAACGGgatcagctggagcagcctcgAGCTTGGGCTGCCCGTGGTCCAAAGTCCATGGAAGTGTCCGTGCCCATGGACTGACAGgacctttaaggtcctttccaccccaaaccaccctggGATGATTCAATGAACCCCGAGAGCTGGAGGGTGAGGATGGGGTaccctggctgagctgggaatgctgcgGCTCCCTCCAAGAGTCTGCCAAACCCTGGATCGGCTGGGATAACCCAGGTACGCCGGGATGCCCCGGACAAAGCCGAGTGGGGGAACCTTGGGGGCCCCGACCCTGGGGGTATCCCGAACCCCGACCAGGGGATACCCCGAATCCTGACCTGGGGGTGTTCTGGACCCCGACCCTGGGGATATCCCGAACCCCGACCCGGGGATGTCCCGGACCCCGCAGCACCCGGGGGTGGTACCCGCGAAGGGGCCGGGCTGTCCCGGGGGGTTCGGAGCGGGCTGAGCCGGGGGAGTTGGATGGGGAGAGGATCCCCAGTGAATCCGGGATGGATTTTCCCGTTCCCGATCCCCCGAGCCCCGGCCGCGCTCACCTGCCCGGGTAGAGCggcccggcgggcgggggcgagcccggggccgcggccgggaACGGCcggcgccgcgccgcgcccTGCatccgcccggcccggggctcccggggccgcTGCCGGAGCCCTGCCGCTCCTGTGGCGCTGCCGGAGCCGATGCCGCTGCCGggcgctcccggcccggcccgcggagCAGCGGCGGCTgcgcgggggcggccccgggcccgcccggcggggcgggggcagcgccggccccgcTGCTCCGGCCCCGCTGGCCCGGCCGCGCCTCACGGCGGGAGAGCTCCGGGCTCTGTGAGCCCCGGTCCGGCCTCTCCTCACGCCGGGAGAGCTCCGGGCTCTGTGAGCCCCGGTCCGGCCTCTCCTCACGCCGGGAGAGCTCCGGGCTCTGTGAGCCCCGGTCCGGCCTCTCCTCACGCCGGGAGAGCTCCGGGCTCTGTGAGCCCCGGTCCGGCCTCTCCTCACGCCGGGAGAGCTCCGGGCTCTGTGAGCCCCGGTCCGGCCTCTCCTCACGCCGGGAGAGCTCCGGGCTCTGTGAGCCCCGGTCCGGCCTCTCCTCACGCCGGGAGAGCTCCGGGCTCTGTGAGCCCCGGTCCGGCCCGATCTCGACTCAGGGTGGGAGAGCTCCGGGCTCTGTgagcccctgcccggcccggtCTCGCCTCACGGCGGGAGAGCTCCGGGCTCTGtgagccccggcccggcccggcctctCCTCACG
This window encodes:
- the CLN6 gene encoding ceroid-lipofuscinosis neuronal protein 6; this translates as MQGAARRRPFPAAAPGSPPPAGPLYPGRHGAVKAEDTFKTSPFHLDLWFYFTLQNWVLDFGRPIAMIILPLEWFPLNKPSAGDYFHMAYNVITPFLLLKLIERSPKTLPRSMVYVSIITFVMGASIHLVGDSVNHRLIFSGYQHHLSVRENPIIRNLKPETLIDSFELLYYYDEYLGHSMWYIPFFLILFIYFTGCFTPAAEQSRMPLAALLLVGPSGLYYWYLVTEGQIFILYIFTFFAMMALVMHQRRKGLALDSNGLFLFLSFIITLLLIAAWVGWLWNDKILRKKYPGVIYIPEPWAFYTLHMNNLHAAKGAF